One segment of Gasterosteus aculeatus chromosome 3, fGasAcu3.hap1.1, whole genome shotgun sequence DNA contains the following:
- the depdc5 gene encoding GATOR1 complex protein DEPDC5 isoform X43 yields MKNNKSYKLVLHKKGFGGSEDELVVNPKVFPHVSLRDIIEIAHPSDEYSPLLLQVKSLKEDLQKETISVDQTVAQAFKLRAYQDVIVNIVEPKDVTLDLVELTFKDQYIGRGDMWRLKKSLVSTCAYVTQKVEFVGIRAQASELWVKGEKVTCGYISEDSRVVFRSTSAMVYIFIQMSCEMWDFDIYGDLYFEKAVNGFLSDLFAKWKEKNCSHEVTVVLFSRTFYNAKTIDEFPEILRGSIRQDHEGRFYEDFYRVVAQNERRDEWTSLLVTIKKLFIQYPVLVRLKEADGFPVGYNSTAAEGNYLEAINLSFNVFDKHYINRNFDRTGQMSVVITPGVGVFEVDRLLMILTKQRMIDNGIGVDLVCMGEQPLHAVPLFKLHNRTAPGDSRVGDDYNLPHWINHSFYTSKSQNSCSSFTPRIKLAGRKLHAEKSKSSKEHTLCASKESENSLPIQVDYDAYDAQVFRLPGPSRIQRSTNFRMVRDKETGVRKSWGSVDVTAGIGVSPPVRPGCPEEQCSLASDDSLGPVSNMLLIPRMPSVQYEVSSSLGYTSTRELLDKMMDSQRDSSAPGRFTVGSAESTLHIRPGGYTPQRALINPFTPSRMPMKLTSNRRRWMHTFPVGPSGEAIQIHHQTRQNMAELQGSQQRDPAHTSAELLELAYHEATGRRTASRHAGENGLCVGGGAGEFTESPGSNNSGNLNNRGSTSQDLSLGGADPMPSFCCTVGVDWKSLTTPACLPLTTDYFPDRQALQNDYTEGCYDLLPHSDLERREDEAPVMGASQVFEEFICQRLMQGYQIIVQTSHRKAPPTVAPPLGSSPLYSRGLVSLRRAEEEETVYWLSMGRTFHKVCLKDKIITVTRYLPKYPYESAQIQYSYSLCPPHSDAHFVSCWVEFGHERLEEYKWNYLDQYICSAGSEDFSLIESLKFWRTRFLLLPAGGAKRAAVGEGHWDVYGEGAGAGMCGSGDWVLLDGFIRFLEGLNRIRRRHRSDRIIRQKGTPMKALQVTSPLPQYPTEPAGPPQGKKGTSALSALLEMEQNQKSLEEQQQPAKPSTAVSEPPSVTAAAPYVDSPRKAAEGSEVADKGVQPAVPAGAAQPAGETAAGSSSDASGHSAAGALCLSSTSTLMEILEAIKHPTTGVQLLPEQKGLPLNCFISAEVVQWLVNNVEGVATHGMAVDIMQKMLDEGVVAHASGDAMRTFVYGFYFYRIVGEKDDPTSQLPPTAAGGWSAAALEDFALFQRKWFEVAFVLEERRPCDLPAFLLPWLPSRPASYATATVPEQKTATLDVNNRRDRTEWCSCYYHGNFSLNSAFEIKLHWMAVTAAVLFEMVQGWHRKAASCGFLLVPVLEVPFALTSYLYGDPLRAQLFIPLNVASLLKNAGDNLFEGFEPETYWDRMQLFQEAILYRFGFVHDKFSASAFNFPSENKPQYIHVTGTVFLQLPYSKRKYSSGQQRRRRNSTTSNSQGPYGGEERVGYYWAYNTMLTKVWRTGALGDERLADRLLRDFTDFCANKDNRLLHLWDSCQEKMNASAP; encoded by the exons ATGAAGAACAACAAGTCATACAAGCTTGTGCTGCACAAGAAGGGTTTTGGAGGAAGCG AGGATGAGTTGGTTGTCAACCCAAAAGTTTTCCCTCATGTCAGTCTGAGGGATATCATCGAGATCGCACACCCTTCAGATGAATACAG tcctctgctgctgcaagtGAAGAGCCTCAAAGAGGACCTCCAGAAAG AGACAATCAGTGTGGACCAGACTGTGGCACAAGCCTTCAAGCTGCGTGCCTACCAGGATGTCATTGTCAACATTGTTGAGCCAAAG GATGTGACTCTGGACCTGGTGGAGCTGACATTTAAGGACCAGTACATCGGCAGAGGAGACATGTGGAGACTGAAGAAGAGTCTG GTGAGCACGTGTGCTTATGTGACGCAGAAAGTGGAGTTTGTGGGAATAAG AGCCCAGGCCAGTGAGCTGTGGGTGAAGGGAGAGAAGGTGACCTGTGGGTACATCAGTGAAGACTCCCGG GTGGTGTTTAGATCCACGTCTGCAATGGTGTACATCTTCATCCAGATGAGTTGTGAGATGTGGGACTTTGACATCTATG gtGATCTCTACTTCGAGAAGGCTGTAAATGGTTTCCTGTCGGACCTTTTCGCCAAGTGGAAG GAGAAGAACTGCAGTCATGAGGTGACAGTTGTACTTTTCTCCCGTACATTCTACAACGCCAAAACTATTG ATGAATTCCCTGAGATTCTGAGAGGGTCCATCAGACAGGACCACGAGGGACGTTTTTATGAAGACTTTTACAG AGTGGTGGCTCAGAATGAGAGACGGGACGAGTGGACGTCCCTGCTGGTCACGATCAAGAAGCTCTTCATTCAGTACCCTGTCCTGGTGCGGCTCAAAGAAGCAG ATGGTTTTCCTGTTGGTTACAACTCAACTGCTGCTGAAGGAAACTACTTGGAGGCCATTAACCTTTCCTTCAATG TGTTCGACAAGCACTACATCAACCGTAACTTTGACCGCACCGGCCAGATGTCAGTGGTCATCACACCTGGAGTGGGAGTGTTTGAAGTCGACCGGCTGCTCATGATTCTCACCAAACAGCGTATGATTGACAACG GTATTGGGGTCGACTTGGTGTGCATGGGGGAGCAGCCGTTGCATGCAGTACCCTTATTCAAG CTGCACAACAGGACGGCACCTGGAGACTCCCGTGTAGGAGACGACTATAACCTTCCTCACTGGATCAACCACAG cttcTACACCTCAAAGAGTCAGAACTCTTGCAGCTCCTTCACCCCTCGAATCAAACTGGCTGGCCGCAAG CTTCATGCTGAGAAATCCAAGAGCAGCAAGGAACACA CTCTCTGTGCGTCTAAGGAATCTGAAAACAGCCTGCCCATTCAGGTGGACTACGACGCTTATGACGCTCAGGTGTTCAGACTACCTGGTCCCTCACGGATTCAGAGGAGCACCAACTTCAG GATGGTTCGAGACAAAGAGACGGGTGTGAGGAAGAGCTGGGGCTCGGTGGATGTCACCGCGGGCATCGGCGTGTCCCCTCCCGTTCGCCCCGGGTGTCCGGAGGAGCAGTGCAGCCTGGCCTCTGATGACAGTCTGGGCCCTGTGTCCAACATGCTCCTCATACCCCGCATGCCTTCTGTCCAGTATGAAGTCAGCAGCTCCCTGGGATACACCAGCACCAGAG AGCTGTTGGACAAGATGATGGACTCTCAGCGGGACTCTAGTGCCCCGGGCAGGTTCACAGTGGGAAGCGCCGAGTCCACTTTACACATCCGTCCTGGAGGTTACACCCCTCAGAGAGCACTCATAAACCCCTTCACCCCATCACGAATGCCCATGAAGCTCACCTCCAACCGGCGGCGGTGGATGCACACCTTCCCTGTCG GTCCTTCTGGAGAAGCGATCCAGATCCACCACCAGACCAGACAGAACATGGCGGAGCTGCAGGGCAGCCAGCAGAGGGATCCCGCCCACACCTCGGCGGAGCTGCTGGAACTGGCCTATCACGAGGCCACTGGGAG GCGAACAGCGTCCCGGCACGCAGGGGAGAATGGCCTGTGCGTTGGTGGAGGAGCGGGGGAGTTTACTGAGAGTCCAGGGAGCAACAACAGTG GAAATCTCAACAACCGCGGCTCCACATCTCAGGACCTGTCCCTCGGTGGTGCCGATCCAA TGCCCAGCTTCTGCTGCACAGTGGGGGTGGACTGGAAGTCTCTGACCACGCCGGCCTGCCTGCCTCTCACCACCGACTACTTCCCCGACCGCCAGGCGCTGCAGAACGACTACACCGAAGGCTGCTATGACCTGCTGCCGCACAGCGACCTGGAAAG GCGGGAGGACGAAGCCCCCGTGATGGGTGCGTCGCAGGTGTTTGAGGAGTTCATCTGTCAGCGCTTGATGCAGGGCTACCAGATCATTGTCCAAACCAGCCACAGGAAAGCGCCGCCCACTGTGGCCCCGCCGCTCGGCAGCAGTCCGCTTTACTCCCGAG GTTTGGTGTCCCTGCGTcgcgcggaggaggaggagacggtctACTGGCTCAGTATGGGCCGCACTTTCCATAAAGTTTGCCTCAAAGACAAGATCATCACTGTCACTCGCTACCTGCCCAA GTACCCGTACGAGTCGGCACAGATCCAGTACAGCTACAGCCTCTGCCCGCCGCACTCTGATGCGCACTTTGTGTCCTGCTGGGTGGAGTTTGGCCACGAGAGGCTGGAGGAGTACAAGTGGAACTACCTGGACCAGTACATCTGTTCTGCTGGCTCGGAGGACTTCAG TCTGATCGAGTCGCTGAAGTTCTGGAGGACtcgcttcctcctgctgccggcCGGAGGGGCCAAGCGGGCGGCGGTTGGGGAGGGGCACTGGGATGTTTATGGGGAGGGAGCAGGTGCCGGGATGTGTGGCAGTGGGGACTGGGTCCTCCTCGATGGCTTCATCCGTTTCCTGGAGGGTCTGAACCGCATTCGGAGACGCCATCGCTCCGACCGGATCATCCGA CAGAAGGGCACACCTATGAAAGCACTGCAGGTCACTAGTCCTCTTCCCCAGTACCCCACTGAGCCTGCGGGGCCCCCACAAGGCAAAAAAGGCACCTCGGCTTTATCGGCCCTGCTGGAGATGGAGCAGAACCAGAA GtctctggaggagcagcagcagccggcgaAGCCGTCCACGGCCGTCAGTGAGCCCCCAAGCGTTACCGCAGCGGCGCCATATGTGGACAGCCCCCGCAAG GCGGCTGAAGGCAGCGAGGTGGCAGATAAAGGAGTCCAGCCAGCAGTCCCAGCGGGAGCAGCGCAGCCTGCAGGAGAGACGGCAGCCGGCAGCTCCTCAGACGCCAG TGGGCACTCAGCCGCAGGAGCCCTGTGtctgtcctccacctccaccctcatGGAGATCCTGGAGGCCATCAAACATCCCAC GACCGGTGTGCAGCTGCTGCCAGAGCAGAAAGGACTTCCACTCAACTGCTTCATTAGCGCAGAGGTCGTTCAATGGCTGGTCAACAATGTGGAGGGCGTGGCCACACATGGGATGGCGGTGGATATCATGCAG aAGATGCTGGATGAAGGTGTGGTGGCCCACGCTTCTGGAGATGCCATGCGCACCTTTGTCTACGGCTTCTACTTCTACAGGATTGTGGGAGAGAAGGATG accCGACCTCCCAGCTCCCCCCCACCGCGGCTGGAGGCTGGTCTGCTGCGGCCCTGGAGGACTTTGCTCTGTTCCAGCGGAAGTGGTTCGAGGTGGCCTTTGTGCTGGAGGAGCGGCGACCCTGCGACCTCCCGGCCTTCCTCCTGCCCTGGCTGCCCAGCCGGCCGGCCTCCTACGCAA CTGCCACGGTGCCGGAGCAGAAGACGGCCACTCTGGACGTTAACAACCGCAGGGACCGGACTGAATGGTGCAGCTGTTACTACCACGGGAACTTCTCGCTCAACTCAGCCTTTGAGATCAAGCTGCACTGGATGGCCGTCACTGCTGCAGTACTCTTTGAGATG GTCCAAGGGTGGCACAGGAAGGCAGCGTCCTGCGGCTTCCTGCTGGTCCCCGTGCTGGAGGTTCCTTTCGCGCTGACGTCGTACCTGTACGGAGATCCGCTGAGAGCGCAGCTCTTCATCCCCCTCAACGTCGCCAGTCTGCTGAAGAATGCCGGGGACAACCTGTTCGAAG GCTTTGAACCGGAGACGTACTGGGACAGGATGCAGCTCTTCCAGGAGGCCATACTCTACAG
- the depdc5 gene encoding GATOR1 complex protein DEPDC5 isoform X45: MKNNKSYKLVLHKKGFGGSEDELVVNPKVFPHVSLRDIIEIAHPSDEYSPLLLQVKSLKEDLQKETISVDQTVAQAFKLRAYQDVIVNIVEPKDVTLDLVELTFKDQYIGRGDMWRLKKSLVSTCAYVTQKVEFVGIRAQASELWVKGEKVTCGYISEDSRVVFRSTSAMVYIFIQMSCEMWDFDIYGDLYFEKAVNGFLSDLFAKWKEKNCSHEVTVVLFSRTFYNAKTIDEFPEILRGSIRQDHEGRFYEDFYRVVAQNERRDEWTSLLVTIKKLFIQYPVLVRLKEADGFPVGYNSTAAEGNYLEAINLSFNVFDKHYINRNFDRTGQMSVVITPGVGVFEVDRLLMILTKQRMIDNGIGVDLVCMGEQPLHAVPLFKLHNRTAPGDSRVGDDYNLPHWINHSFYTSKSQNSCSSFTPRIKLAGRKLHAEKSKSSKEHTLCASKESENSLPIQVDYDAYDAQVFRLPGPSRIQRSTNFRMVRDKETGVRKSWGSVDVTAGIGVSPPVRPGCPEEQCSLASDDSLGPVSNMLLIPRMPSVQYEVSSSLGYTSTRELLDKMMDSQRDSSAPGRFTVGSAESTLHIRPGGYTPQRALINPFTPSRMPMKLTSNRRRWMHTFPVGPSGEAIQIHHQTRQNMAELQGSQQRDPAHTSAELLELAYHEATGRRTASRHAGENGLCVGGGAGEFTESPGSNNSGNLNNRGSTSQDLSLGGADPSAPEALLLSAPPTVPSFCCTVGVDWKSLTTPACLPLTTDYFPDRQALQNDYTEGCYDLLPHSDLERREDEAPVMGASQVFEEFICQRLMQGYQIIVQTSHRKAPPTVAPPLGSSPLYSRGLVSLRRAEEEETVYWLSMGRTFHKVCLKDKIITVTRYLPKYPYESAQIQYSYSLCPPHSDAHFVSCWVEFGHERLEEYKWNYLDQYICSAGSEDFSLIESLKFWRTRFLLLPAGGAKRAAVGEGHWDVYGEGAGAGMCGSGDWVLLDGFIRFLEGLNRIRRRHRSDRIIRQKGTPMKALQVTSPLPQYPTEPAGPPQGKKGTSALSALLEMEQNQKSLEEQQQPAKPSTAVSEPPSVTAAAPYVDSPRKAAEGSEVADKGVQPAVPAGAAQPAGETAAGSSSDASGHSAAGALCLSSTSTLMEILEAIKHPTTGVQLLPEQKGLPLNCFISAEVVQWLVNNVEGVATHGMAVDIMQKMLDEGVVAHASGDAMRTFVYGFYFYRIVGEKDAATVPEQKTATLDVNNRRDRTEWCSCYYHGNFSLNSAFEIKLHWMAVTAAVLFEMVQGWHRKAASCGFLLVPVLEVPFALTSYLYGDPLRAQLFIPLNVASLLKNAGDNLFEGFEPETYWDRMQLFQEAILYRFGFVHDKFSASAFNFPSENKPQYIHVTGTVFLQLPYSKRKYSSGQQRRRRNSTTSNSQGPYGGEERVGYYWAYNTMLTKVWRTGALGDERLADRLLRDFTDFCANKDNRLLHLWDSCQEKMNASAP; encoded by the exons ATGAAGAACAACAAGTCATACAAGCTTGTGCTGCACAAGAAGGGTTTTGGAGGAAGCG AGGATGAGTTGGTTGTCAACCCAAAAGTTTTCCCTCATGTCAGTCTGAGGGATATCATCGAGATCGCACACCCTTCAGATGAATACAG tcctctgctgctgcaagtGAAGAGCCTCAAAGAGGACCTCCAGAAAG AGACAATCAGTGTGGACCAGACTGTGGCACAAGCCTTCAAGCTGCGTGCCTACCAGGATGTCATTGTCAACATTGTTGAGCCAAAG GATGTGACTCTGGACCTGGTGGAGCTGACATTTAAGGACCAGTACATCGGCAGAGGAGACATGTGGAGACTGAAGAAGAGTCTG GTGAGCACGTGTGCTTATGTGACGCAGAAAGTGGAGTTTGTGGGAATAAG AGCCCAGGCCAGTGAGCTGTGGGTGAAGGGAGAGAAGGTGACCTGTGGGTACATCAGTGAAGACTCCCGG GTGGTGTTTAGATCCACGTCTGCAATGGTGTACATCTTCATCCAGATGAGTTGTGAGATGTGGGACTTTGACATCTATG gtGATCTCTACTTCGAGAAGGCTGTAAATGGTTTCCTGTCGGACCTTTTCGCCAAGTGGAAG GAGAAGAACTGCAGTCATGAGGTGACAGTTGTACTTTTCTCCCGTACATTCTACAACGCCAAAACTATTG ATGAATTCCCTGAGATTCTGAGAGGGTCCATCAGACAGGACCACGAGGGACGTTTTTATGAAGACTTTTACAG AGTGGTGGCTCAGAATGAGAGACGGGACGAGTGGACGTCCCTGCTGGTCACGATCAAGAAGCTCTTCATTCAGTACCCTGTCCTGGTGCGGCTCAAAGAAGCAG ATGGTTTTCCTGTTGGTTACAACTCAACTGCTGCTGAAGGAAACTACTTGGAGGCCATTAACCTTTCCTTCAATG TGTTCGACAAGCACTACATCAACCGTAACTTTGACCGCACCGGCCAGATGTCAGTGGTCATCACACCTGGAGTGGGAGTGTTTGAAGTCGACCGGCTGCTCATGATTCTCACCAAACAGCGTATGATTGACAACG GTATTGGGGTCGACTTGGTGTGCATGGGGGAGCAGCCGTTGCATGCAGTACCCTTATTCAAG CTGCACAACAGGACGGCACCTGGAGACTCCCGTGTAGGAGACGACTATAACCTTCCTCACTGGATCAACCACAG cttcTACACCTCAAAGAGTCAGAACTCTTGCAGCTCCTTCACCCCTCGAATCAAACTGGCTGGCCGCAAG CTTCATGCTGAGAAATCCAAGAGCAGCAAGGAACACA CTCTCTGTGCGTCTAAGGAATCTGAAAACAGCCTGCCCATTCAGGTGGACTACGACGCTTATGACGCTCAGGTGTTCAGACTACCTGGTCCCTCACGGATTCAGAGGAGCACCAACTTCAG GATGGTTCGAGACAAAGAGACGGGTGTGAGGAAGAGCTGGGGCTCGGTGGATGTCACCGCGGGCATCGGCGTGTCCCCTCCCGTTCGCCCCGGGTGTCCGGAGGAGCAGTGCAGCCTGGCCTCTGATGACAGTCTGGGCCCTGTGTCCAACATGCTCCTCATACCCCGCATGCCTTCTGTCCAGTATGAAGTCAGCAGCTCCCTGGGATACACCAGCACCAGAG AGCTGTTGGACAAGATGATGGACTCTCAGCGGGACTCTAGTGCCCCGGGCAGGTTCACAGTGGGAAGCGCCGAGTCCACTTTACACATCCGTCCTGGAGGTTACACCCCTCAGAGAGCACTCATAAACCCCTTCACCCCATCACGAATGCCCATGAAGCTCACCTCCAACCGGCGGCGGTGGATGCACACCTTCCCTGTCG GTCCTTCTGGAGAAGCGATCCAGATCCACCACCAGACCAGACAGAACATGGCGGAGCTGCAGGGCAGCCAGCAGAGGGATCCCGCCCACACCTCGGCGGAGCTGCTGGAACTGGCCTATCACGAGGCCACTGGGAG GCGAACAGCGTCCCGGCACGCAGGGGAGAATGGCCTGTGCGTTGGTGGAGGAGCGGGGGAGTTTACTGAGAGTCCAGGGAGCAACAACAGTG GAAATCTCAACAACCGCGGCTCCACATCTCAGGACCTGTCCCTCGGTGGTGCCGATCCAAGTG CTCCTGAAgccctgctgctgtctgcaccCCCCACAGTGCCCAGCTTCTGCTGCACAGTGGGGGTGGACTGGAAGTCTCTGACCACGCCGGCCTGCCTGCCTCTCACCACCGACTACTTCCCCGACCGCCAGGCGCTGCAGAACGACTACACCGAAGGCTGCTATGACCTGCTGCCGCACAGCGACCTGGAAAG GCGGGAGGACGAAGCCCCCGTGATGGGTGCGTCGCAGGTGTTTGAGGAGTTCATCTGTCAGCGCTTGATGCAGGGCTACCAGATCATTGTCCAAACCAGCCACAGGAAAGCGCCGCCCACTGTGGCCCCGCCGCTCGGCAGCAGTCCGCTTTACTCCCGAG GTTTGGTGTCCCTGCGTcgcgcggaggaggaggagacggtctACTGGCTCAGTATGGGCCGCACTTTCCATAAAGTTTGCCTCAAAGACAAGATCATCACTGTCACTCGCTACCTGCCCAA GTACCCGTACGAGTCGGCACAGATCCAGTACAGCTACAGCCTCTGCCCGCCGCACTCTGATGCGCACTTTGTGTCCTGCTGGGTGGAGTTTGGCCACGAGAGGCTGGAGGAGTACAAGTGGAACTACCTGGACCAGTACATCTGTTCTGCTGGCTCGGAGGACTTCAG TCTGATCGAGTCGCTGAAGTTCTGGAGGACtcgcttcctcctgctgccggcCGGAGGGGCCAAGCGGGCGGCGGTTGGGGAGGGGCACTGGGATGTTTATGGGGAGGGAGCAGGTGCCGGGATGTGTGGCAGTGGGGACTGGGTCCTCCTCGATGGCTTCATCCGTTTCCTGGAGGGTCTGAACCGCATTCGGAGACGCCATCGCTCCGACCGGATCATCCGA CAGAAGGGCACACCTATGAAAGCACTGCAGGTCACTAGTCCTCTTCCCCAGTACCCCACTGAGCCTGCGGGGCCCCCACAAGGCAAAAAAGGCACCTCGGCTTTATCGGCCCTGCTGGAGATGGAGCAGAACCAGAA GtctctggaggagcagcagcagccggcgaAGCCGTCCACGGCCGTCAGTGAGCCCCCAAGCGTTACCGCAGCGGCGCCATATGTGGACAGCCCCCGCAAG GCGGCTGAAGGCAGCGAGGTGGCAGATAAAGGAGTCCAGCCAGCAGTCCCAGCGGGAGCAGCGCAGCCTGCAGGAGAGACGGCAGCCGGCAGCTCCTCAGACGCCAG TGGGCACTCAGCCGCAGGAGCCCTGTGtctgtcctccacctccaccctcatGGAGATCCTGGAGGCCATCAAACATCCCAC GACCGGTGTGCAGCTGCTGCCAGAGCAGAAAGGACTTCCACTCAACTGCTTCATTAGCGCAGAGGTCGTTCAATGGCTGGTCAACAATGTGGAGGGCGTGGCCACACATGGGATGGCGGTGGATATCATGCAG aAGATGCTGGATGAAGGTGTGGTGGCCCACGCTTCTGGAGATGCCATGCGCACCTTTGTCTACGGCTTCTACTTCTACAGGATTGTGGGAGAGAAGGATG CTGCCACGGTGCCGGAGCAGAAGACGGCCACTCTGGACGTTAACAACCGCAGGGACCGGACTGAATGGTGCAGCTGTTACTACCACGGGAACTTCTCGCTCAACTCAGCCTTTGAGATCAAGCTGCACTGGATGGCCGTCACTGCTGCAGTACTCTTTGAGATG GTCCAAGGGTGGCACAGGAAGGCAGCGTCCTGCGGCTTCCTGCTGGTCCCCGTGCTGGAGGTTCCTTTCGCGCTGACGTCGTACCTGTACGGAGATCCGCTGAGAGCGCAGCTCTTCATCCCCCTCAACGTCGCCAGTCTGCTGAAGAATGCCGGGGACAACCTGTTCGAAG GCTTTGAACCGGAGACGTACTGGGACAGGATGCAGCTCTTCCAGGAGGCCATACTCTACAG